A genomic window from Martelella lutilitoris includes:
- the uvrC gene encoding excinuclease ABC subunit UvrC translates to MTRKTPPDGGIIYDEDDSDLPDVAETGASLEASEIVWNDAAREKHALKGAALIGEFVKHLPNSPGVYRMFNAKGDVLYVGKARSLKKRVTNYAQGRGHSNRITRMITQTAHMEFVTTRTETEALLLEANLIKRLRPRFNVLLRDDKSFPYILITGDHEAPALFKHRGARARKGDYFGPFASAGAVGRTINAMQRAFLIRSCTDSVYESRTRPCLLYQIKRCAGPCTGEISTEDYGELVNEAKAFLSGKSKQVHAELADAMNQASEELDFERAAIYRDRLSALSHVLGHQGVNPAGIEEADVFAIHNEGGLCCIQVFFYRTGQNWGNRAYFPKTDPSLPAAEILNAFLAQFYDDKPIPRDIFLSEEIEERALLELALSERAGRKVNIAVPKRGEKREAVDHVLANAREAHGRKLSETATQSRLLQGFAETFGLSLAPRRIEVYDNSHIMGTNAVGGMVVAGPEGFVKAQYRKFNIKSTEITPGDDFGMMREVMTRRFSRLVKEHGIPDRSQPVEVDDDAPFPAWPDVILIDGGQGQMSAVRAILEDLGIKDAVTAIGVAKGADREAGRERFFMEGKPDFSLPPRDPVLYFIQRLRDEAHRFAIGSHRARRKKEMVKNPLDEIAGIGPSRKRALLQHFGSAKAVSRAGLTDLSGVEGISEAMARQIYDHFHDGGGK, encoded by the coding sequence ATGACGCGAAAGACGCCGCCCGATGGCGGCATAATCTATGACGAAGACGACAGCGATCTGCCGGACGTGGCCGAGACGGGCGCTTCGCTTGAGGCAAGCGAGATCGTCTGGAACGACGCCGCGCGCGAAAAGCATGCGCTGAAGGGCGCGGCCCTGATCGGCGAGTTCGTCAAGCATCTGCCCAACAGCCCCGGCGTCTACCGCATGTTCAACGCCAAGGGCGATGTGCTCTATGTCGGCAAGGCGCGCTCGCTGAAAAAGCGCGTCACCAATTACGCCCAGGGGCGCGGACACTCGAACCGCATCACCCGGATGATCACCCAGACGGCGCATATGGAATTCGTCACCACGCGGACGGAGACCGAGGCGCTGCTTCTGGAGGCAAACCTGATCAAGCGGCTGAGGCCGCGCTTCAACGTTCTGCTGCGCGACGACAAGTCCTTTCCCTATATCCTGATCACCGGCGATCACGAGGCCCCGGCGCTGTTCAAGCATCGCGGCGCGCGCGCCCGCAAGGGCGACTATTTCGGCCCCTTTGCGTCCGCCGGCGCAGTCGGTCGCACGATCAACGCCATGCAGCGGGCCTTCCTGATCCGCTCCTGCACCGACAGCGTCTATGAAAGCCGGACCCGGCCCTGCCTGCTTTACCAGATCAAGCGCTGCGCCGGTCCCTGCACTGGCGAGATCTCCACCGAGGACTATGGCGAGCTGGTGAACGAGGCGAAGGCCTTTCTCTCGGGCAAGAGCAAGCAGGTCCATGCCGAACTCGCGGACGCCATGAACCAGGCCTCCGAAGAGCTCGATTTCGAGCGCGCGGCGATCTATCGCGACCGGCTGTCGGCGCTTTCCCATGTGCTCGGCCACCAGGGCGTCAACCCGGCGGGGATTGAGGAGGCCGATGTCTTCGCCATTCATAACGAAGGCGGGCTCTGCTGCATTCAGGTGTTCTTTTACCGGACCGGCCAGAACTGGGGCAACCGCGCCTATTTCCCCAAGACCGACCCGTCGCTTCCCGCCGCCGAAATCCTCAACGCCTTCCTGGCGCAGTTCTACGACGACAAGCCGATCCCGCGCGACATCTTCCTGTCGGAGGAGATCGAGGAACGGGCGCTGCTCGAACTGGCGCTTTCCGAGCGCGCCGGCCGCAAGGTGAACATCGCCGTGCCCAAGCGGGGCGAAAAGCGCGAGGCGGTCGATCATGTTCTCGCCAACGCGCGCGAGGCCCACGGCCGCAAGCTTTCCGAGACGGCCACCCAGTCCCGCCTGCTGCAGGGCTTTGCCGAAACCTTCGGGCTCTCTTTGGCTCCACGGCGCATCGAGGTCTACGATAACTCCCATATCATGGGCACCAATGCGGTCGGCGGCATGGTCGTCGCCGGACCGGAAGGCTTCGTGAAAGCGCAGTACCGCAAGTTCAACATCAAATCGACGGAGATCACCCCGGGCGACGATTTCGGCATGATGCGCGAGGTGATGACGCGCCGCTTCTCCCGCCTCGTCAAGGAACACGGCATTCCCGACCGAAGCCAGCCGGTCGAGGTTGACGACGACGCCCCCTTCCCCGCCTGGCCGGATGTCATCCTCATCGACGGCGGCCAGGGGCAGATGTCGGCGGTGCGCGCCATTCTGGAAGACCTCGGCATCAAGGATGCGGTGACCGCGATCGGCGTCGCCAAGGGCGCGGACCGCGAGGCCGGGCGTGAGCGCTTCTTCATGGAGGGAAAGCCCGATTTCTCGCTGCCGCCGCGCGACCCGGTGCTCTATTTCATCCAGCGCCTGCGCGACGAGGCGCACCGTTTCGCCATCGGCTCGCACCGCGCCCGGCGCAAGAAGGAAATGGTCAAGAACCCGCTCGACGAGATCGCCGGCATCGGCCCGTCTCGCAAACGGGCGCTGCTGCAGCATTTCGGCTCGGCCAAGGCCGTCTCGCGCGCAGGGCTGACCGATCTCAGCGGCGTCGAGGGCATTTCGGAAGCGATGGCCCGGCAGATCTACGATCACTTCCATGACGGAGGCGGCAAATAG
- the pgsA gene encoding CDP-diacylglycerol--glycerol-3-phosphate 3-phosphatidyltransferase, with the protein MASKAYNIPNLLTYGRILAVPLIVLCFFLEGKLSSSDPARWAALTIFAIASITDFFDGYLARAWNQQSNIGRMLDPIADKLLVSTCLLLLAADVERTIAGWSLWAAIIILCREVLVSGLREYLAGLKVSVPVTRIAKWKTTFQMIAIGLLLAGPAGDTIFPYTTNLGIVLLWIAAILTMYTGYDYFRAGLKHVVEAEK; encoded by the coding sequence ATGGCATCAAAAGCGTATAACATCCCAAACCTCCTGACCTATGGCCGCATTCTCGCAGTGCCCCTGATCGTCCTGTGCTTCTTTCTGGAGGGCAAGCTCTCCAGTTCGGATCCGGCCCGCTGGGCCGCGCTGACAATCTTCGCCATTGCCTCGATCACCGATTTCTTCGACGGCTATCTGGCGCGGGCCTGGAACCAGCAGTCCAATATCGGGCGCATGCTGGACCCGATCGCCGACAAGCTTCTGGTCTCCACCTGCCTGCTCTTGCTCGCCGCCGATGTCGAGCGGACAATTGCCGGATGGTCGCTCTGGGCCGCGATCATCATCCTGTGCCGCGAGGTGCTGGTCTCCGGCCTCAGGGAATATCTGGCCGGCCTCAAGGTTTCCGTGCCGGTGACGCGGATCGCCAAATGGAAGACGACCTTCCAGATGATCGCGATCGGGCTTCTGCTTGCCGGCCCTGCCGGTGACACGATCTTCCCCTACACCACCAATCTCGGCATCGTGCTGTTGTGGATCGCGGCGATTCTGACGATGTACACCGGCTACGACTATTTCCGGGCCGGGCTGAAACATGTTGTAGAGGCTGAGAAATGA
- the moaD gene encoding molybdopterin converting factor subunit 1: MTRLIYFAWVRERIGVAEEEISLPDAVTDVAGLLTFLKGRGEGYESALVEPDVIRVALDRVHAEHDAPLEGVREIALFPPMTGG, encoded by the coding sequence ATGACAAGACTCATCTATTTCGCCTGGGTGCGCGAACGGATCGGCGTGGCCGAGGAAGAGATTTCCCTGCCGGACGCGGTGACGGACGTCGCCGGCCTGCTGACCTTTCTCAAGGGCCGCGGCGAAGGCTACGAGAGCGCTCTTGTGGAACCTGACGTTATCCGCGTGGCGCTCGACCGGGTGCATGCCGAGCATGACGCTCCGCTTGAAGGCGTCCGCGAGATCGCCCTTTTTCCGCCGATGACCGGGGGCTGA
- a CDS encoding molybdenum cofactor biosynthesis protein MoaE: MAVAPDIRIQADDFDIAAEQAALGRGRADIGALVSFTGLCRDENGRLDALELEHYPGMAESEITRIAKTAIARFGLLGLTAIHRYGRISPGENIVLVIAAAPHRQAAFDGAAFVMDFLKTDAPFWKKEHLKGGGDNGWVEARAADLSAREDWQ; the protein is encoded by the coding sequence ATGGCCGTCGCCCCCGATATCCGCATCCAGGCGGACGATTTCGACATCGCCGCCGAGCAGGCGGCGCTTGGCAGGGGCCGCGCGGATATCGGCGCGCTCGTCAGCTTCACCGGGCTTTGCCGAGACGAGAACGGACGGCTGGACGCGCTTGAACTCGAGCATTATCCCGGCATGGCCGAAAGCGAGATCACCCGCATCGCCAAGACCGCCATCGCCCGCTTCGGACTTCTCGGCCTGACCGCGATCCACCGCTACGGCCGGATCAGCCCCGGGGAAAACATCGTGCTGGTAATTGCGGCCGCCCCCCACCGGCAGGCCGCCTTCGACGGCGCCGCCTTCGTCATGGACTTCCTGAAGACCGACGCTCCCTTCTGGAAAAAGGAGCATCTTAAGGGCGGCGGCGACAATGGCTGGGTCGAGGCGCGCGCGGCCGATCTTTCCGCCCGCGAGGACTGGCAATAA
- a CDS encoding DJ-1/PfpI family protein yields MPSSSDSLTVGFIMYPGLTQLDLFGPADVLNRMPGTEIKFLWKNLDPVIVDRGMRILPNTTFGQCQKLDIICVPGGPGQIALMDDDETLNFLRRIAPGCKLVTSVCTGSLVLGAAGLLKGYRATSHWSSIDQLSLFGAIPVEERVVMDRNRITGAGVTSGIDFALRVVENLMDRTTAQQIQLQMEYDPEPPYRCGTPKTAPPEILDSVRARLHMFLSSRRSASERAAERLNSKKSG; encoded by the coding sequence ATGCCTTCCAGTTCCGACTCGCTTACCGTGGGCTTCATCATGTATCCGGGCCTCACGCAGCTTGACCTTTTCGGGCCCGCAGACGTCCTGAACCGGATGCCGGGCACCGAGATCAAGTTCCTTTGGAAGAACCTCGATCCCGTGATCGTCGACCGGGGCATGCGCATCCTGCCGAACACGACCTTCGGGCAATGCCAGAAGCTCGACATCATCTGCGTTCCGGGCGGGCCCGGCCAGATCGCCCTGATGGATGACGACGAAACGCTGAACTTCCTGCGCCGCATCGCGCCCGGCTGCAAGCTGGTCACATCGGTGTGCACCGGCTCTCTGGTGCTTGGAGCCGCCGGGCTTCTGAAGGGCTACAGGGCCACCTCGCACTGGTCGTCGATCGACCAGCTGTCGCTGTTCGGCGCCATCCCGGTGGAAGAGCGCGTCGTCATGGACCGCAACCGGATCACCGGCGCCGGCGTGACCTCGGGCATCGATTTCGCGCTGCGCGTGGTCGAGAACCTGATGGACAGGACCACGGCCCAGCAGATTCAGCTGCAGATGGAATACGACCCCGAGCCGCCCTATCGCTGCGGCACGCCGAAGACCGCGCCGCCGGAAATCCTCGACAGCGTGCGCGCCCGCCTGCACATGTTCCTCTCCAGCCGCCGTTCCGCCAGCGAACGCGCCGCCGAGCGGCTGAACAGCAAGAAGAGCGGCTGA
- a CDS encoding DUF3971 domain-containing protein, which produces MITNIVFVGADLKDRNDRETYIRGERTRFNRRERIALHRLPSAQTHDPHIVHTRPHHRFSHACARLFLFFVLGLAILFAAIFYIIESGSLDRFLAEKANEQIRTAMPDGYHARIDAAALRVGSGLSLRLNVSGVNLIGPGEKQIASIGVLSFAVDPMSLARGQISVNAVQADNIDVDSSALPSTGTFRLTDHRVDSLPILVEQIFTQTDFARGILSAAETQTIQLSDIQFPVGSASPGKTVSVDIREVNLNLLPDGVLRVDGAVSLDGTTTGFTLEALADRGRTRSLQAEVSNVRLTPFLLQENDDGEAMMGVEGTADMAIALTRAAPGGLPEVMAEFDVAKGRFVADSIARAFSDARLNLTYDTAKQSLELTDSSIEFDGSRFPFTAGIMDIDRFRPGAEQPGYALDILVRGGRFKSREPGLPPLIFDAKFTGEYQTDNPRLLLDNIAVSSPQGIMAASFKAVFGNATSPELSFGARIERMDTEAVKQLWPFWIARKPREWVSRNLHGGVVTDGDIAVYLPAGRIEGQGIPVNLDETELKIAFDIDDTRITLNDQFPDVNRSDARVEINGGSVDVEIEEGTLNIAKGRTIRLAEGTFAIADTYAKPLTGEVDVMLAGSIGDLVELAAAPPINALKGMDFAPDDFAGNAEVNVKARFPLDEPGPLPPTWSVVADISEGKLAKPVSGYAVADLAGLLEIVPDRLAFEGSGSADGVPLDIEWAEPLGPESAAESVLWLAADLDDAEREKLAPGLGSYVDGPISMTVENEPEGSRITLDLNKTVLSLPWLGWQKASGVPATLSFRVDTESKDGLTVLEDLTLSGSGLAAHGSVTLDKDGLLSTTLTHVALSEGDDVNIAIQREQNGLDVVVTGRSFMASPILGHLSSAGDDSGSSDDNGNARVHFDFARVTGEGGRQLSSVSGDLLVRKGDLATGTLSATTATGQPLTLKLGNDGGAKTVSLSTSGTGALLRFLGVYQKMSGGTLDLNLTETATGWHGMLDLAEFRLINDQQLKQLLSSPAAANGKSLNAAYRNQLNESEQRFQRAQAVIDVSDGVLQVSDAFVRGDQVGATFKGVVRDAAGNIDMTGTFMPAYGLNRIFAEIPIFGPLLGNGNDKGLFGITFKLTGKTTDPDLVVNPLSAIAPGVFRKIFEFQ; this is translated from the coding sequence GAGCGCATCGCGCTTCATCGTTTGCCCTCCGCCCAGACGCATGATCCGCATATCGTCCATACGCGCCCGCACCACCGGTTTTCTCACGCCTGCGCGCGGCTGTTCCTGTTTTTCGTGCTCGGTCTCGCCATCCTCTTCGCGGCGATCTTCTACATCATCGAAAGCGGGTCGCTTGACCGGTTCCTTGCGGAGAAGGCCAACGAGCAGATCCGCACCGCCATGCCGGACGGCTATCACGCCCGCATCGATGCGGCGGCGTTGCGCGTCGGCTCCGGCCTGTCGCTCAGGCTTAATGTCAGCGGCGTGAACCTGATCGGGCCCGGCGAGAAACAGATCGCCTCAATCGGCGTGCTGAGCTTCGCCGTCGACCCGATGAGCCTGGCGCGCGGGCAGATCTCGGTCAACGCGGTGCAGGCGGACAATATCGACGTCGATTCGTCCGCCTTGCCCTCGACGGGAACCTTCAGGCTGACCGACCATCGCGTCGACAGCCTCCCGATCCTGGTGGAGCAGATATTCACCCAGACCGATTTCGCCAGGGGTATCCTCAGCGCCGCGGAAACGCAGACGATCCAGCTCAGCGACATCCAGTTTCCCGTCGGCAGCGCCTCGCCCGGCAAGACCGTCTCCGTCGATATCCGCGAGGTCAACCTGAACCTCCTGCCGGACGGCGTTTTGCGGGTCGACGGCGCGGTCTCTCTCGACGGCACGACGACGGGTTTCACGCTCGAGGCGCTCGCCGATCGCGGCCGCACCAGAAGTCTTCAGGCCGAGGTCAGCAATGTCAGGCTGACGCCGTTCCTGCTGCAGGAAAACGATGACGGCGAGGCAATGATGGGCGTCGAGGGCACGGCCGACATGGCGATCGCCCTGACACGCGCCGCGCCCGGCGGACTGCCGGAGGTGATGGCGGAATTCGATGTTGCGAAGGGGCGCTTCGTTGCCGATTCCATTGCGCGCGCCTTTTCCGATGCGCGGCTCAACCTCACCTATGACACGGCGAAACAATCGCTCGAACTGACGGATTCCTCGATCGAGTTCGACGGCAGCCGTTTTCCCTTCACCGCCGGCATCATGGATATAGACCGCTTCCGGCCCGGCGCGGAGCAGCCCGGCTACGCGCTCGACATTCTGGTGCGCGGCGGGCGGTTCAAATCGCGCGAGCCCGGGCTGCCGCCGCTGATCTTTGACGCAAAATTCACCGGCGAATACCAGACGGACAATCCGCGCCTGCTTCTCGACAATATCGCCGTGAGTTCGCCGCAGGGCATCATGGCCGCCTCTTTCAAGGCCGTGTTCGGCAACGCGACTTCGCCGGAGCTTTCCTTCGGCGCACGCATCGAGCGCATGGACACCGAGGCGGTCAAGCAGCTCTGGCCCTTCTGGATCGCGCGCAAGCCGCGCGAATGGGTCAGCCGCAACCTGCATGGCGGCGTTGTGACCGACGGCGATATCGCCGTCTATCTTCCCGCCGGGCGGATCGAGGGGCAGGGCATTCCCGTCAACCTCGACGAGACCGAGCTCAAGATCGCCTTCGATATCGACGATACCCGCATCACGCTCAACGATCAGTTTCCCGACGTGAACCGCAGCGATGCGCGGGTGGAGATCAATGGCGGCAGCGTCGATGTCGAGATCGAGGAAGGAACGCTCAACATCGCCAAGGGCAGGACCATCCGGCTTGCCGAAGGCACCTTTGCGATAGCCGACACCTATGCAAAGCCGCTGACGGGAGAAGTGGACGTGATGCTCGCCGGCAGCATCGGCGATCTCGTTGAACTTGCCGCCGCACCGCCGATCAACGCGCTCAAGGGCATGGATTTCGCGCCCGACGATTTCGCCGGTAACGCCGAGGTCAATGTCAAGGCGCGGTTCCCGCTGGACGAACCGGGACCGCTGCCGCCGACCTGGAGCGTTGTCGCCGATATCAGCGAAGGGAAATTGGCAAAGCCGGTCAGCGGCTATGCGGTCGCCGACCTTGCGGGTCTTCTGGAGATTGTCCCCGACCGGCTCGCCTTCGAGGGAAGCGGCAGCGCCGACGGCGTGCCGCTGGATATCGAATGGGCCGAGCCGCTCGGACCGGAATCGGCCGCGGAATCCGTGCTTTGGCTTGCCGCCGACCTCGACGATGCCGAGCGCGAGAAACTGGCGCCGGGTCTCGGCAGCTATGTCGACGGGCCCATCTCGATGACCGTTGAAAACGAGCCAGAGGGCAGCCGGATCACGCTCGACCTCAACAAGACGGTGCTTTCCCTGCCGTGGTTGGGCTGGCAGAAGGCGAGCGGCGTTCCGGCGACGCTCTCCTTCCGGGTGGACACCGAAAGCAAAGACGGGCTGACGGTTCTCGAGGATCTGACGCTCTCCGGCAGCGGGCTCGCCGCGCACGGCAGCGTGACCCTCGACAAGGACGGTCTCCTGTCGACGACGCTGACCCATGTCGCGCTGAGCGAGGGCGACGACGTCAACATCGCCATCCAGCGCGAACAGAACGGCCTCGATGTCGTCGTGACAGGCCGAAGCTTCATGGCGAGCCCGATTCTCGGTCATCTCAGTTCGGCAGGGGACGACAGCGGCTCGTCCGACGATAATGGCAACGCCCGCGTTCATTTCGATTTCGCCCGCGTTACCGGCGAGGGCGGCCGGCAGCTTTCTTCCGTCTCCGGCGATCTTCTGGTCAGAAAGGGCGATCTCGCGACCGGGACCCTTTCGGCGACGACGGCCACGGGCCAGCCGTTGACGCTGAAACTCGGCAATGACGGCGGCGCCAAGACCGTCTCGCTCTCCACGTCGGGAACCGGGGCGCTGCTGCGTTTCCTCGGCGTCTATCAGAAAATGTCCGGCGGCACGCTCGACCTGAACCTGACGGAGACCGCGACCGGCTGGCACGGCATGCTCGACCTTGCCGAATTCCGTCTGATCAACGACCAGCAGCTGAAGCAGCTTCTGTCCTCGCCGGCCGCTGCCAACGGCAAAAGCCTGAATGCGGCCTATCGCAACCAGCTGAACGAAAGCGAGCAGCGCTTTCAGCGCGCCCAGGCGGTGATCGATGTTTCCGACGGCGTGCTGCAGGTTTCCGACGCATTCGTGCGCGGTGACCAGGTGGGCGCGACCTTCAAGGGCGTGGTGCGCGATGCCGCCGGCAATATCGACATGACCGGCACCTTCATGCCCGCCTACGGCCTCAACCGGATCTTCGCCGAGATTCCGATTTTCGGCCCGCTGCTCGGCAATGGCAACGACAAGGGCCTGTTCGGCATCACCTTCAAGCTGACGGGCAAGACGACGGACCCCGATCTCGTGGTCAATCCGCTGTCCGCCATCGCGCCCGGCGTCTTCCGCAAGATTTTCGAGTTTCAGTAG